The genomic segment agtacttattagagcttattttcggtatacgatactattacttattaattagtaagtgtattaaaaaggaatatatttGGACGATTTTTGTAATTATTGTGTTGAATTGAAATAataggtagggttttaatataGTGGCTAGGAGGGATTTttgggggtgcccaaaaggggggggtgcccaaaagtgggtgctttgacttagAGGGTCACTTTGATAGAAGAGATATGGTGGGAGATCTATGATTACGCAAGAGGAGGACCTGAGATTACACGATAGGAAGCAACGAGGAAATAGTATACCAGCATACATGTACATTTACACACCCGGTGCGCTTACATGGCCGAAGACGATCTTGTCAAATCGCTTTATGAGCTACCTTATCTTTCAGACCATCGGGTACCGTTCTTATCAAACTCCAATGTGAAGTGAGTCGCACTTGGAATGTCACCCTCCTTCATGATTGATAGTCAAACTCAACAGTCTACATGGTGATCTCGAGCTCGCTCAACGATCGAGCAGTTCCTAATATCACCCTAATTTCTTTAGAATAACAGATTGATCGTGATACCCCCTTACCTCCTTCTGAAATTGTCAGCATCATCTTCAAAACAAATTTTGAAGTCGATATGAGTTCCTACATGAGTGCTTGATGAATAATAACACACTGAGTAGAACAGAGATGATGCCAATGCAAGCACCTTAGGCAAGTCGATGAAAACCTCAATAATTAGCCCGTCCTTCTCAAGCCACTTACGTCAATGAATTTGTTTCCAAAAATTGCAGTGGCATGATGCCGCTTAACCTCCAGATGAGTATGTAGGAAAGGTCTAGAACGTTTCGCATCGCCAAGTCCATGAGATGCGTGTGCTATTCCTGTACAATACGTGACTATGTTCTAGAATTTTTGTGACAAGCTAGTCTTCTTCCTTTGAAGCAACAGGAGGTTACATTCCGTTTGCAAACCGACTCGCTCCGATTCAGCCAAGCCCCTGGCCCCCCGACATGAAACGGTTCTTAGTCGGGGCGGCCGATGAATGTGTCTCTCATCTTGAATTTTCGATCTTGACTCTCACGAATTATCCCATGCCTGTTGAATTGACCAGGTACGCTTGAGACGTGCACGTAATATTGTCTAGAACACGTGCTAAATGAGCATCGCCTGCTCCGTGCTGTGGGGGGCTATGTCAACCGACGAACCCATCACGAGATGAACGAAAGAACCATATTCTTACCCACTTCACATGTGAAAGACGACAAGGGCGTTTGCCCCATCAACGATCTTAATTTTGTCCTATCCTCCCCTACGATTCGCAGTAGCTGCTCGATCCGAGTCAAGTCTGTTCTCACCAATCCCCAATAGCTTAGCGTACAGGCAGTGCTAGCTGCACTGCTGCACCTCTCAGCCTTGACGATGTAACGACGGACCCAGCGCGCCGGGCGCTCTGACAGTGATGTTTCCATGAATCGCGTGGCAGGGGAAATGGGGATCTGACACAGCCCGCTTGTTCTACCGTCGATCTAGAAAGAAAGATAGAAGACGGGAATAATGAAAAACACTAGGACGGCAAGGGACGGAGGTACGGCGAGGGCACGGTTGATGGCCCCAGTGCTACGTCTTTTTTTGCGTCGAGAACTCTCGCTCCGATGTTTCCGTGGAACGTGTTTGGAATCTTTCTCGATCCATCTGTGAGCACTGAGGAAAGGTTAGGGGGCTCGGAAGTCGCATCTACTGCGTCATCCGCCGACCAAGCGGGGCGGGGCGTCTGATACTACAGAATGCGTACAACGTCGCGATCCGGCGGGCCGTCATGTGCAGGTAGGCAAGGTAAAGTGAAGTAACGTATGTATGCACTTTACATATAGGCATGTGGTGAAAGGGTAGGTAGGACTGATCTCACATCTCACGATGTGGGATCAACGGACCCGGAGCCCCGGAGGGAGGGCAATCTGCATCTTGCAGCGAGCGATGTTACTCGGCCTCGAAAGTGACGGGAGCTTCACATATGACATGGATAGTCTGACAGGACTGACTCTTTGACAGGTCATAGGCGCCGGCGGCTAAAGAAGACGGACGGGTGATGGGTACACGCGAGGTGGCGCAAGTCAACTAACTATCAAGCGACGGATAGGTCGTGTGCCCGGTCTTCAACGCAGGTAATCCATAGCATTCCCAGCACAAGGCAGATCAGGATCAGGATCTCCGCGAAGAAGATGATGCCCGTCAGCCACGAGCAGGCGCCCGTAAGGCGAGCCATAGCCAATGGCCATGAGGTTAAAACTGCCCGAGGGACCTCTTAAATGGAGTCATAGGAGGCCGCGGGAAATCCCATTGACGGCGTTGATCAACGCATCCTTGAACACGTTTGGTGCCTAGGCACCCTGGACCGGCGATGGGCGATTTATGATGTGGTAGCTCATAAACATCGGAATGGAGGGGAGGGAATGGGCTGCTGCGTTTGGATGGCAGGAGAGTCATGTTGCTTCTCCTGTATCATGAAGACATCAATCCCTAGTTGAGATCGAAAAAGAGGGGGGATGAGTGGGTGGATGGAAGGACAGTAGCAGAGAAAGTCGCTGCGTGTCAAATGAAAACCGGCTAGTTTGCCCTCATCCCGTGGTCCGACACGCCTAATCGTGCGAATAGACGCTTTAGGTTGAGGGAAAGGTAGACCTGAGCAGACCGGGCACTCGGATACAGCTCCATGTTACCAGTCCGAAATTCTGTCCGGCGGTTCCAGCACCAACAACGCTTCTTCACAAACCTTTTGATTCGGCCGTCAAGTTGCAAAGGCCGAAGCGTAGCTCTGAGCTGCGTTAGTCTCGACTCCTCACAGTTCTGGATGGGCCCGGAACGTGGGAATGATGGAGACAAGCCAGAGGGTCTAGATGCCAGATGAGTTCCGGGTTCATGGGATATCCATCGACTTCTAAACGACCCAGACAAAAAGCCCCTATATATCCTTCAAAGGTCAGACCAGGGTAGAACCTTGATGCAAGTCACGGCATGCCTGCATTGAATAATAGGAAACATGGGAGAGTCTCGCGAAATGGGGAAATGCAGAATTGGGGGAAAGAAACTGGATAACTGGACGTTTGGAGGAGCTTTCCCTTGCGCTTTGATCCTGTGCCTCTGTTGCAAGTTGCAGAATAAGGGAGGACTTGGACCAGCTTTCTGGGATGAAGCTCTGCATTGGCAAAGGAAAAAGGTCGGGTGGGCCTGAATGCAACTTGTGCCCTTCCCCCCTCTAATGCCACAGCTCCCTCCCTTTCCTACAATACCTCAGCTGAATATGCCCTTGATCAGTTGAACACAGCGTGCATGCGCCTCTCTGCCGTGCTTCTTCTGTGCTTCTGCTGCCACGCCTTTGTCTCTccccccctctctctctctctctctctctctctctatgCCTTCATGGTCTCTACTAACGCGTCCCATGTGCTCTGATGTCCGGACTTGACTCCGCACTAGCGTTTGACGCTAGAACTGAACACAACCGAGCGGACAACGGTTCTGGCTCGAGTCAAGAGCATGGGAACCCCGGGGGCGCCGGCTGTTCCCCAATTTCTTAGTCACAAGTACGTTAGTAGGTCCTTTTGCTCTCACCAAGGGGCGCCGAAAGTCGATCACAGAAGCTGCAAAGTGGGCGGCGTGGGAGAGAGAGCCGACGCCAGGGTCGGCCCCTGTGTCGGGAGCTAATCGACATGTTCCGCAACGGAGTCCGTCGCCGATCGTGGAGAGCCAAATCCTCCGAAAGTTCATGTTCCGACTGGAGTCTGGCTAGATCCCGGGAAACATACTTCATGTCTCACAGAACTGAGAGGTCTTGGCCCTGGCGAGTTCTGGCCAAGGGGGGCTTGGGGGCCACGGCGCCAAGTATCGTGTCTTGTCTTGTCAGCTCGACACCACTCCTATCCCCTTTCATTCGGTGATTTATTTTGCCTTTCCCAACACACAACCCACAAAGGGGGGTGGGTGGGATGGAGGCGGTAGACGCGGGCAAAGAGAGTCCAGAGCATTGGCGTTGCTGATTGAGGTGAAGCTCTGGGTTAATGCCGGCCAAAGTTTGCAATGGAGGGAGGATACCAAACACTTGAAGCCAACACCACATTGTGACCGGTGCCAACCACGCGACTAGGACGGCTTCCCAGGACCAAGGAAGCTCCGCCAGTCCGGCAAAGGAGAATCCGAGGACAACGGTCCTGCTATTGCTCCTGCAGCAAGTGCTGCTATGGATGCTACAGCTTTCTTGGCAGCCCGCCGCTGACCGCTGCTGCTCGGAGCCCGAAAAGGAACATCCTCTGGAATGGCTCAGATACCACCTGGGCACGTTTTCGAAACCAGGGACCGGCCGGTCAGGCATCCGTCTGATGTCGCGATGCATTTCATGCTGCCCTCATGATTCGTGTTGCGACGGTGGGCGCACGTGCACCTGGGATCCGCGCCACCACACACACCTCCCTCTCTGCTTGGCCAGTGAACACCTTTCCATATGAAGTAGTTGACCGCCGCTTCGTGTGGTTGGTAAGAGGGAGGGAGAGGTAAGGCGAGAGAGCTCTGGTTTCTGCTTGTCACTCAGATCAAGCTTATCGAAAGTTACTGTTATTGCTGTCGCTGCTGCTTTTCCGGCGCGCGCGCAAACGAGTTCCTCTTTCAGTCGTTCTTTTCTCTTACTTTCCCTTCCCTTCTCCCGATCCTCCGTTTACTTACGAAGCCTTACTCTTTGAAAGAGACATTAAGTAGAGCTGCCTCCATGCAGTCAGGAAGCAACGAGCCAGCcgctgcggcggcggctgctGCTGATATCACCAGCGACAACGAAGGCGCGCAAATTACATCGTCAAAGGCAAGCTTCGAAGACGCGCCGCAAGAACAGCCACCCAGCACCTCGAACTCGGGCAAAAGCCATCCGTCCGAAGACAGAGCTCCAAGCGAGGACGCCGGAAGAGACAACGGCAGCAAACCAGCTTCACAAAAGGTTCCGAGCAGACAACCATCCGTCGAGGGAACCCGGGCAGCAGTCGTCGCAGGATCATCATCGCAACAGGGAAGCCGAGCCGGATCCCAGCAGGGCAGCAGGAGGGGTTCCAACGAAGCGGCCGtggccggcggcggcggtacAGCCGACGCCCCGACCGCTGCGTCGGACGCGGCGATCGCCAGGGAGCGCGCGCCCGGCGACGAGAACCGTGAGGCATTCCGCGACTCCACGATCACGGCCGTCAGCGAGAGCACGGCGCAGATGCTCGGTCGAGACGGCGTGCCAAAGACCACGACTGATCCGGCGGCGGCAGGCGTCCTTGCGGGAACGGGCGAGACCCccggcgacgacgacgagctcGAGCCCCTGACAAAGTACGTCGACTGGACGGAACACATCTCCATCTCCATCGGCCCGTTTGTCATTCTCTTCTTCGATCTCGCGCTGCCGGTCTGCATCTACTACAGTTGGCTTCGCGCCCGACGAAACGATCGTCGCGCCGCGTGTCAGTCTGCCTACGACGCGGGCGTGGAATGCGGACTCCCTCCCGTCCAGACGGTTGAGAGTAGAATTCTCGGTTTTGCCATTATTGCTTTCGGTTTCGGAGAAGTGTACATCCTCATTGTGCGAGTATATCGACTCATCGCCCGCTTCGACGAGTGCGCGCCGCTGCTGTCCAAGCACTGGTGGGAGCTGGACGCCACGACCTGGGTTTACGCGCTCGGTCTGATTGCCGCCTTGGTCCCCTTTGTCTGCTCAACCACAGTTTACGAGCCGGACGTTGTCGAGTGGCTGTACCTGTACTCTCCCGCCTTCATGTTCATGGTCCTGGACGTCATTGCCTTTGCGACGTTGATCCCGATCAAGATCCCGTTCCGTATCAACTCGGACCCCAAAGGCACACGTCTCAAGCCCATCGTCTACTATGCCGCCGAAGACTTCTTCGCCGTCGACGGAGCGCAGAACAGGGAGTTCCGCAAAAGATATGTCGAGCGGTACAACAAGTCGATGATGTTCCGCAAGATGATTCTTGAGTTGACGCTCTTCTGGATCGGCGGCTGCACGGCGTATATTGGCTACGTGGCCGGCATCATTTGGAACCTGGAGTTTGAACGCGCGTTTGGCACGACGTTGGGCGTCTTGTTTGGATGGATTATAATCTGGGGTGTCACTGCGAGATTTTGGATCGAGTACGCGATCAAGCGCGAGCAAAAGTGGTGGAAAGAGAACAAGGCCGAAAGAAACGCGGCCAAGCTTCAATGAGCCTAGTGTTTAATCACATTTGAGCCCTCcctggagagagagagagagagagagagagagagagagagagagacagacgGAAGAGAAGCAGTCAGATGGTGGCGAAGAGAGAGGGGAAAGGGAGTGGCTCATTACTGTAACCTAGTGTTAATAATGGCACTGCCAAGATCATGTACTTATGGAGGACGCATGGGTTCTGACTGACAAGACAAGGCACGAGAGCCTGGATACCCAGGAAAAGAAAGATACCGAGAGGGCGGATTTTtgcgattaataagtaaatcaTTTCTTGCTTCTAGACATTGCTCAGTGGTCTCATCAGTTTTATAAGGGTATGATCTGATTAGATCTCAGCATGGAAGTACACGATAAGTAATCTGAATAGAATCAACTCAACATCTACCGACACGAGATGGCATCCATCCATCAACGGCGCTCATTTCAACTACAAAGTAAGCGAAATGGCAAGGTTAACAGGTCTCCCACCTCGAAACAGCGAAGGGCGGCCTTCCTAGAAAGCCAAGCCTGGCCCAGGCTCCCAAGTTCGTGGCAGCATGGGCCGCAAGACGCACAGCGGAAGAGAGTTTTGGGACCCGAGGCGAGTAGCTTCTGTGGATGTGTGAGAGAAAGATGGTGTGGTGTCTCGTGGGATGTCGCGATGTGATCGAGGCAGCTCGAGGCCCGCGGGACGGCGGTCGGGTCCCCCATTTCTGATTTTCTGGGGGAAGCTCTGGACTCCCGTTCGAATGAGGCGAAGAAGAATCAAGGAGGAAACCGTCTCGCAACCATTCGCAGGTACGTACTGGAGTTGTGAATGTTTCGTGGTGGCGTTGCACAAAATGGAGTTGTGCATTTTATGTAACTCTGCAGCGCGCCTACGTTTCCCATCATGAAAAATCCATGTTTCTAAACGTCTCATTCATCTGTGTTGGTATTGAGGATGAACATGCTTATGCGCTCCGCGATATAATGCCGCTAGATGATGACAGCGGGTAGAGTCATAAAAACATTTATGCGCCTCACCGCAGCATCTGCTCACTCATGATAAGCGTTTACAGAGATCCTGCCTCATCATGAGACATTTCTTACAACATAGCCCAACATGTACAATAGATGAAAATCCGAAGCGGCAAAAGAGGCAATCAGACGAGAAATTCGATTCACGAAATGAAGTTGGATTGGTGTTTGGGATTCGAAGTCGTCTTGAGTCTCGCTTCATTCTCATCTTTACTCGAAAGAGGGGTCTCACTCAGCTGCTCTTTCAGCCGCATCGGATGGAACTCCCCGATTCAATCCTCATCATCCAAAAGCCTCATACACTCTCCATTGAACAGCTCACACAAACTTCAGACAAATTCGCCTCAATTGAAAACTTCACACAATGAAAAAGGTTGACCCGTGTGACAATCTACTCATCTCACAAGAGTCACCCATCAAACATGGTAATTTACTCACGGCAATCCCACCGCCAATCGCCCCCCCACTGCCTCCCGCCAAACAACTCAACAAGTCTCCCGCGACGAGACCGAACTCGGCGGTGCGTACAATTCCCGATTGTACCCGGGGGTCCAGTCCGGATTCCCTCCCGCCCAATCCCACTAATCGGGTCTGAGCCTGGCGGGTTTTGAGAAATCTCTGCGAACTATGTAATTAGTCTGCGAGGTCTACCAATTGAAGTAAGAAGACGGCGCAAATGAGGGGCACGAGGTGACGGCTTCATCGCTGACCTTACCTTTCTACTGGGACCTAGTGTCGCTCGGCTTCTAGACGATGAATGCGACGTGTGTGGGGGGCTCTTACGAGGTTTTACAAGATCGCCTGCGAGTTTATTTCACTCATAGTCTCAGAGCTCACTCATAGTTCGTAGACAATTCCACGATGCTTGCCTTACAACTTGCAGAAGGGGGTCTAACCTACGCGGAACAAACCGCTCATCTATCGCCAAGATGATTTGCTCATgagatctttttttttcactCACTTTTAGACTCatctcacacacacacaccctcCATTCCAGCCCAGTGCCCAAGAAGACTAAATTCTAAAATCATCGTTAGCCTTTCCCCTGCCGTTTTGATCCGCGCATCGGCTACGCCCTACCCTCCAATGACACCGCCCTAAAGACGACCGACGAGAGAGAGTTCAGCTCACTCATCCCCCCTGTCAACTCGAGACTCAACTCACTTCCTCTCCTCCAAAAGTAAACCTTTATCAGCCCTCTGAAACTCGTCCCATCGCCCCCAGCATCGGGGCAAGGTGACCCCCCCGCTCGTCCGCTACCGCACCGTCCGGCGTCCCAGGTGATAAGATCCCGCAAAATGAACCCCGAAAAGGAACTCCTCCCCGCCACCAGCGCCGGCCCCGCGCCGGTGTCCCAAACGCCCGGTCCCGATCCCGACATCGAAGCCTCCCATTCCGCCCCCGGTGCCGGCCCCGATGAATCTCACTACCGTGCCGGCAACGACGACGCCCTCGCCATGGTCGGGATACACAGCCAACCCTACGAccccgccgtcgccgcccgCGCCGTACGGAAGATAGACTGGTTCCTCATACCCGCCATGATTTTTGGATGTTCGTcacactctcactctctttGAGTTTCTTCAAGTCTTCCTTCATCCTTGATCCATCCCTAACACGCAACAGACGGCCTAGTCTACTACGACAAAGCAATCCTAGGCTCAGCAGTCCTCTTCGGCATGACAACAGACCTCCACCTCTCCGTGCCCCTCCCCACCGGAACAGGCGTCGACACGTCCCGCCTCTCCTGGGCAACCTCCCTCTTCTACTTCGGCATGCTAGCAGGCCTCTACCCAATGACCTACGCCCTCCAACGCTACTCCCCAGGCCGCACCCTCGGCACAATCGTAATCCTCTGGTCCGGCATCTGCATGCTCACCGCCGCAGTAACCTCTCACCAAGGTCTCTACGCCCAACGCTTCTTCCTCGGCTTTGTCGAATCCGTCATCCCCACGGGCTTCATGTGCATCGTCTCGGGGAACTACACCCAGGCAGAACAATCACTCCGCCAGAGCTGGTGGTTCAGCGCCACGGGCCTCTTCACCATCATCGGCGGCGCCCTCAACTACGCCTTCGCCCAGGTCCGCGGAGGCGACCTCAAACCGTGGCAGTACATCTACCTCCTCGCGGGATGCCTCACGTTCCTCTTCGGCCTGGCCTGCTTCCTCCTCCCCGACTCCCCCGTCTCGGCATGGTTCCTCACCCGCGAAGAGCGCTTCGCGGCCGTAGAACGCCTCCGCCACGGCCAAACCGGCGTCCGCTGCACGAAATTCAAACCGCACCAACTCCGCGAAGCCCTCCTCGACGCCAAAACCTGGCTCGTGGCGCTGATGATGGCCTCCGCCTACACGATGAACGGCGCCGTCTCCGGCTTCGGCCCGCTCATCGTCTCAACCTTCGGCTACACCTCGCTGCAATCGATCCTCTTCCAGTTCCCCCTCGGCGGCCTCTGCTTCCTCGTCATCCTCGCGACGGGGTACCTCGGCACGCGCTACACCAACGTCCGCGTCATCATGCTCGTGACGTGCTGTCTGCCCGTGATAGCAGGCT from the Colletotrichum lupini chromosome 3, complete sequence genome contains:
- a CDS encoding major facilitator superfamily transporter, with protein sequence MNPEKELLPATSAGPAPVSQTPGPDPDIEASHSAPGAGPDESHYRAGNDDALAMVGIHSQPYDPAVAARAVRKIDWFLIPAMIFGFYYDKAILGSAVLFGMTTDLHLSVPLPTGTGVDTSRLSWATSLFYFGMLAGLYPMTYALQRYSPGRTLGTIVILWSGICMLTAAVTSHQGLYAQRFFLGFVESVIPTGFMCIVSGNYTQAEQSLRQSWWFSATGLFTIIGGALNYAFAQVRGGDLKPWQYIYLLAGCLTFLFGLACFLLPDSPVSAWFLTREERFAAVERLRHGQTGVRCTKFKPHQLREALLDAKTWLVALMMASAYTMNGAVSGFGPLIVSTFGYTSLQSILFQFPLGGLCFLVILATGYLGTRYTNVRVIMLVTCCLPVIAGCALIWRSDWTHHAAAPVVGYSITGFFGGVVSLVITLGMSNVAGHTKKSFMAGTIFAAYCVGNIVGPQLVKSQSKASHYPELWLGLIICYVICILASGALYYVLWKENKRRDALPVDEEERAKLAFQDLTDKENPYFRYVY